A window from Salvelinus sp. IW2-2015 unplaced genomic scaffold, ASM291031v2 Un_scaffold2189, whole genome shotgun sequence encodes these proteins:
- the LOC112073216 gene encoding SLAM family member 5-like — protein MNHLFGWRRLARLTFILLYFAIDVLCASQQRVQSETQQVKGIVGQTFSFPERVIKTGNLLYGDLGTIANVYPGTKGEITLEKRFKNRLHLNNVTRYFTLSDLQKDDAGVYSVENTYEGKKTKTFELTVYNVVSKPQVTECDSSSCSVVCSVDNEKEVTLTLYRGEEILNQTSSPDLTTDLSLHLEVEGKDYNSTYSCVAANPVSNETVHVPKCCSEDGHANDADSDEMTLGMLIIAVICVSVASGLVGLAIYLKKRGNGRSQAGIYL, from the exons tACTCTGTGCTTCTCAGCAAAGAGTCCAGTCTGAGACTCAGCAGGTGAAAGGCATCGTCGGACAGACTTTCTCTTTTCCAGAGAGGGTGATCAAGACTGGCAATTTACTTTATGGAGACCTTGGCACTATTGCAAATGTGTACCCTGGTACGAAAGGCGAAATCACCCTTGAGAAGAGATTTAAAAACCGCCTCCACTTGAACAATGTTACAAGATACTTCACTCTGTCAGACCTTCAGAAAGACGATGCTGGGGTTTATAGTGTGGAGAATACatatgaagggaaaaaaacaaaaacatttgagctcactgtataca ATGTTGTTTCCAAACCTCAGGTGACGGAGTGTGACAGCAGCTCCTGTagtgtggtgtgttctgtggaCAACGAAAAAGAGGTGACCTTGACCTTGTACAGAGGAGAGGAAATACTAAACCAGACCAGCAGTCCTGACCTCACCAccgatctctctctccatttggaGGTAGAGGGAAAGGACTACAACTCCACCTACAGCTGTGTGGCTGCTAACCCTGTCAGCAATGAGACAGTTCATGTCCCAAAATGTTGCAGTGAAGATGGTCATGCTAATGATGCAG ACAGTGATGAGATGACTCTGGGTATGCTTATTATTGCTGTAATCTGCGTTTCGGTTGCCTCAGGGCTGGTTGGACTTGCAATCTATCTAAAAAAGAGGGGAAATGGGCGCTCACAGGCAGGTATTTATCTTTGA